In the Anguilla anguilla isolate fAngAng1 chromosome 7, fAngAng1.pri, whole genome shotgun sequence genome, one interval contains:
- the msantd1 gene encoding myb/SANT-like DNA-binding domain-containing protein 1 isoform X2 — translation MAADECYSYIVPGQSEKHRRARNWTDSEMKGLVYVWEEYVTELRKAKRNAKIYEKMAKRFYELTGEHRHREEIKMKITNMTFQYRKMKCMSNGGSSLPEWPFFKAIDKILSKVPDPGRQHAFDFQQSGPSTSHTEASPSLPATSPTGLLPEYTGSSDERERQEEAEGSETSGSLQSQESRSQPVAVKRKRVLRSSLKKKKLKVMEAMLQEQRKVSRAVEETCREVRRVMHQQNFLQVQSLQLQERMMNLLEKMISPPVQPAAWPAAGIKEPGHGQA, via the exons aTGGCTGCGGACGAATGCTACAGCTACATTGTTCCGGGCCAGAGCGAGAAGCACAGGAGAGCCAGGAACTGGACGGACTCGGAGATGAAGGGGCTGGTCTACGTGTGGGAGGAGTACGTCACCGAGCTCCGGAAGGCCAAGAGGAACGCCAAAATTTACGAAAAGATGGCCAAGAGGTTCTACGAGCTCACTGGCGAACATCGCCACAGGGAAGAGATAAAGATGAAAATTACCAACATGACTTTCCAGTACAG gaaGATGAAGTGCATGAGCAACGGAGGGTCTTCCCTGCCGGAGTGGCCCTTCTTCAAGGCCATCGATAAAATCCTGTCCAAGGTCCCGGACCCCGGCAGGCAGCACGCCTTCGACTTCCAGCAGTCGGGCCCCTCCACGTCCCACACGGAGgcctccccctcgctccccgCCACCTCCCCCACGGGCCTCCTGCCGGAGTACACGGGCTCCTCCGACGAGCGGGAGCggcaggaggaggcggagggtTCGGAGACCTCGGGCAGCCTGCAGTCCCAGGAGTCCAG GTCGCAGCCGGTGGcggtgaagaggaagagggtgcTGCGGTCGAgcctgaagaagaagaagctgaagGTGATGGAGGCCATGCTGCAGGAGCAGCGGAAGGTGAGCCGGGCGGTGGAGGAGACCTGCCGGGAGGTGCGGCGGGTCATGCACCAGCAGAACTTCCTGCAGGTGCAgagcctgcagctgcaggagcgcATGATGAACCTGCTGGAGAAGATGATCTCCCCGCCCGTCCAGCCCGCCGCCTGGCCGGCCGCCGGGATCAAGGAGCCGGGCCACGGACAGGCATGA
- the msantd1 gene encoding myb/SANT-like DNA-binding domain-containing protein 1 isoform X1 yields MAADECYSYIVPGQSEKHRRARNWTDSEMKGLVYVWEEYVTELRKAKRNAKIYEKMAKRFYELTGEHRHREEIKMKITNMTFQYRQVKMKCMSNGGSSLPEWPFFKAIDKILSKVPDPGRQHAFDFQQSGPSTSHTEASPSLPATSPTGLLPEYTGSSDERERQEEAEGSETSGSLQSQESRSQPVAVKRKRVLRSSLKKKKLKVMEAMLQEQRKVSRAVEETCREVRRVMHQQNFLQVQSLQLQERMMNLLEKMISPPVQPAAWPAAGIKEPGHGQA; encoded by the exons aTGGCTGCGGACGAATGCTACAGCTACATTGTTCCGGGCCAGAGCGAGAAGCACAGGAGAGCCAGGAACTGGACGGACTCGGAGATGAAGGGGCTGGTCTACGTGTGGGAGGAGTACGTCACCGAGCTCCGGAAGGCCAAGAGGAACGCCAAAATTTACGAAAAGATGGCCAAGAGGTTCTACGAGCTCACTGGCGAACATCGCCACAGGGAAGAGATAAAGATGAAAATTACCAACATGACTTTCCAGTACAGGCAAGT gaaGATGAAGTGCATGAGCAACGGAGGGTCTTCCCTGCCGGAGTGGCCCTTCTTCAAGGCCATCGATAAAATCCTGTCCAAGGTCCCGGACCCCGGCAGGCAGCACGCCTTCGACTTCCAGCAGTCGGGCCCCTCCACGTCCCACACGGAGgcctccccctcgctccccgCCACCTCCCCCACGGGCCTCCTGCCGGAGTACACGGGCTCCTCCGACGAGCGGGAGCggcaggaggaggcggagggtTCGGAGACCTCGGGCAGCCTGCAGTCCCAGGAGTCCAG GTCGCAGCCGGTGGcggtgaagaggaagagggtgcTGCGGTCGAgcctgaagaagaagaagctgaagGTGATGGAGGCCATGCTGCAGGAGCAGCGGAAGGTGAGCCGGGCGGTGGAGGAGACCTGCCGGGAGGTGCGGCGGGTCATGCACCAGCAGAACTTCCTGCAGGTGCAgagcctgcagctgcaggagcgcATGATGAACCTGCTGGAGAAGATGATCTCCCCGCCCGTCCAGCCCGCCGCCTGGCCGGCCGCCGGGATCAAGGAGCCGGGCCACGGACAGGCATGA